Proteins encoded in a region of the Nocardia asteroides genome:
- a CDS encoding phosphatidate cytidylyltransferase, translating to MHEQSHDAAASGHEPLGSAAASESDAAAARTAAPSSGSRAGRNLPAALTVGFGLGLSLIAILLFVPKLFIGVAAAGVGVATWEVAKRLREADVLVPRVPLIVGGQAVFWLGWPYGASGVAGAFAATTLICMVWRLFDHGLQTAPRNFLRDTAITVFTLAWIPLLASFATLLLLEPDGNLRVLTFMILVVCSDVGGYVAGVLFGKHPMVPSISPKKSWEGFCGSLVFSVIGGLLTVTLLLEANSMIGVVLGVGLVLVATCGDLIESQIKRELGIKDMGTLLPGHGGIMDRLDSMLPSAFVSWLVLSTLL from the coding sequence ATGCACGAGCAGTCGCACGATGCTGCTGCGTCCGGTCATGAACCGTTAGGCTCCGCCGCGGCGTCGGAGTCGGATGCCGCGGCCGCCCGCACCGCCGCGCCGTCGAGTGGTTCGCGCGCGGGTCGTAATCTGCCCGCCGCGCTGACCGTCGGCTTCGGTCTGGGTCTTTCGCTGATCGCCATCCTGCTGTTCGTGCCGAAACTGTTCATCGGCGTCGCGGCGGCCGGTGTGGGCGTGGCGACCTGGGAGGTCGCCAAGCGCCTGCGTGAAGCCGACGTGCTCGTCCCGCGGGTTCCGCTGATCGTCGGCGGCCAGGCGGTGTTCTGGCTCGGCTGGCCCTACGGCGCCAGCGGTGTCGCGGGCGCGTTCGCCGCCACCACCTTGATCTGCATGGTGTGGCGGCTGTTCGACCACGGTTTGCAGACCGCGCCGCGAAACTTCCTGCGTGACACCGCCATCACGGTGTTCACGCTGGCCTGGATTCCGCTGCTCGCCTCGTTCGCCACGCTGCTGCTGCTCGAGCCGGACGGCAACCTGCGGGTGCTGACGTTCATGATCCTGGTGGTCTGCTCGGATGTCGGCGGTTACGTGGCAGGCGTGCTGTTCGGCAAACATCCGATGGTGCCTTCGATCAGCCCGAAGAAGTCGTGGGAGGGTTTCTGCGGCTCCCTGGTGTTCAGCGTGATCGGTGGTCTGCTCACGGTGACGCTGCTGCTGGAGGCCAACTCGATGATCGGCGTCGTCCTCGGCGTCGGCCTGGTGCTGGTGGCCACCTGCGGGGATCTGATCGAGTCGCAGATCAAGCGCGAACTCGGCATCAAGGACATGGGCACGCTCTTGCCGGGCCACGGCGGCATCATGGACCGTCTCGACTCGATGCTGCCTTCGGCGTTCGTCTCCTGGCTGGTGCTGTCGACGCTGCTGTGA
- a CDS encoding DUF202 domain-containing protein gives MTLPNPEAESEDGEEELDYRFTLANERTFLAWMRTSLGLLAGGVAVHTLVQSFRIAGLRRVIALSCLVLAAVVAVGAYAHWRRVGVAMRRGEPLPDTVLVPILSAGIAVVSVLAAVAVLLR, from the coding sequence GTGACGCTGCCGAATCCCGAAGCCGAATCGGAAGACGGTGAAGAGGAACTCGACTACCGCTTCACCCTCGCGAACGAGCGCACCTTCCTCGCGTGGATGCGGACCTCCTTGGGGTTGCTGGCCGGTGGTGTCGCGGTGCACACCCTGGTCCAGTCGTTCCGAATCGCGGGACTGCGTCGCGTGATCGCGCTGAGTTGCCTGGTCTTGGCGGCGGTCGTCGCGGTCGGCGCGTACGCGCACTGGCGGCGCGTCGGCGTGGCCATGCGGCGCGGTGAACCGCTGCCGGACACGGTGCTGGTGCCGATCCTGTCGGCGGGCATCGCGGTCGTCTCGGTGCTGGCGGCGGTGGCGGTGCTGCTGCGGTGA
- the pyrH gene encoding UMP kinase, protein MTDPGTDRPGYRRVLLKLGGEMFGGGKVGLDPDVVQTVAEQIAEVVATGVQVAVVIGGGNFFRGAELEERGMERARSDYMGMLGTVMNSLALQDFLQQQGVDTRVQTAITMGQVAEPYLPLRAKRHLEKGRVVIFGAGMGMPYFSTDTTAAQRALEIGADVVLMAKAVDGVFTADPRVDETATMYSEITHKEVIERDLKVADATAFSLCMDNQMPILVFNLLTKGNIARAVAGEKIGTLVRS, encoded by the coding sequence ATGACGGACCCGGGGACCGATCGCCCAGGATATCGCCGGGTGCTGCTGAAACTCGGTGGGGAGATGTTCGGCGGAGGCAAGGTCGGGCTGGACCCGGATGTGGTGCAGACGGTCGCCGAACAGATCGCCGAGGTGGTCGCCACCGGCGTCCAGGTGGCCGTGGTGATCGGCGGCGGAAACTTCTTCCGCGGCGCCGAGCTCGAGGAGCGCGGCATGGAACGCGCGCGCTCGGACTACATGGGCATGCTCGGCACCGTGATGAACAGCCTTGCCCTGCAAGATTTCCTGCAACAGCAGGGCGTGGACACCCGGGTGCAGACCGCGATCACCATGGGCCAGGTCGCCGAGCCCTACCTTCCGCTGCGCGCCAAGCGGCACCTGGAGAAGGGCCGCGTGGTCATCTTCGGAGCCGGCATGGGCATGCCGTACTTCTCCACCGACACCACGGCGGCGCAGCGCGCGCTGGAGATCGGCGCGGACGTGGTGTTGATGGCCAAGGCGGTCGACGGAGTGTTCACCGCCGACCCGCGCGTCGACGAGACCGCGACCATGTACTCCGAGATCACCCACAAAGAGGTCATCGAGCGCGACCTCAAGGTCGCCGACGCGACCGCATTCAGCTTGTGCATGGACAACCAGATGCCGATTTTGGTGTTCAATTTGTTGACCAAGGGCAATATCGCCCGCGCGGTCGCCGGTGAGAAGATCGGCACACTGGTTAGGTCCTGA
- a CDS encoding acetoacetate decarboxylase family protein translates to MSTHTVLGREIHMPVRIRLAHAFMATYLVPAGSAQRLIDYSGLRILRLPGGRAMCTLVFVDYVDGDLGPYNEFGVSFMVRHHTAGTAERFGDSKALVTGRAGVLIHRLPVDGDFTLAAGRGIWGFPKELAEFVVDHGARTRSGALHQNGRLIADLRVRPGFATPNGRAAASSFDAYSHIDGVTRCTRWEMRPSGMRARVGGAELKLGDHEIAAELRSLGLPRRALMSSSVARLAMTFENAIVI, encoded by the coding sequence GTGAGCACGCACACCGTTCTCGGTCGTGAGATACACATGCCGGTCCGTATCCGGCTCGCGCACGCCTTCATGGCCACCTACCTGGTGCCCGCCGGGTCGGCTCAACGCCTCATCGACTACTCCGGGCTGCGAATCCTCCGGCTGCCCGGCGGGCGGGCGATGTGCACGCTGGTCTTCGTCGACTACGTCGACGGCGATCTCGGCCCTTACAACGAGTTCGGTGTCTCGTTCATGGTGCGACACCACACCGCGGGAACGGCGGAGCGTTTCGGTGATTCGAAGGCGCTGGTGACCGGGCGTGCGGGCGTACTGATCCACCGGCTGCCGGTCGACGGGGATTTCACCTTGGCCGCCGGGCGCGGCATCTGGGGGTTTCCCAAGGAACTCGCCGAATTCGTCGTCGACCACGGTGCCCGCACGCGCAGTGGCGCGCTGCACCAGAACGGGCGGCTGATCGCGGATCTCCGGGTGCGGCCCGGGTTCGCGACCCCGAACGGACGCGCTGCCGCCTCCTCGTTCGACGCCTACTCGCACATCGACGGTGTCACCCGTTGTACGCGCTGGGAAATGCGGCCTTCCGGCATGCGGGCGCGGGTCGGCGGAGCGGAACTGAAACTCGGCGATCACGAGATCGCCGCGGAACTCCGGTCGCTCGGCCTGCCGCGGCGCGCGCTGATGTCCTCGTCCGTGGCGCGGCTGGCCATGACGTTCGAGAACGCGATCGTGATCTGA
- the rpsB gene encoding 30S ribosomal protein S2, translating to MAVVTMKQLLDSGAHFGHQTRRWNPKMKRFIFTDRNGIYIIDLQQTLTYIDKAYEFVKETVAHGGTVLFVGTKKQAQESIAAEATRVGMPYVNQRWLGGMLTNFSTVHKRLQRLKELEAMEQTGGFEGRTKKEILMLTREMNKLERTLGGIRDMQKVPSAIWVVDTNKEHIAVGEARKLNIPVIAILDTNCDPDLVDYPIPGNDDAIRSAALLTKVVASAVAEGVQARAGASAGDEKPEAGAGEPLAEWEQELLAQAAPGAEAAESSAEA from the coding sequence ATGGCTGTCGTAACCATGAAGCAGCTGCTCGACAGCGGCGCACACTTCGGACACCAGACCCGGCGCTGGAACCCGAAGATGAAGCGGTTCATCTTCACCGACCGCAACGGCATCTACATCATCGACCTGCAGCAGACCCTGACCTACATCGACAAGGCCTACGAGTTCGTCAAGGAGACCGTCGCCCACGGCGGCACCGTCCTCTTCGTCGGCACCAAGAAGCAGGCCCAGGAGTCGATCGCGGCCGAGGCGACTCGCGTCGGGATGCCGTACGTCAACCAGCGCTGGCTGGGCGGCATGCTCACCAACTTCTCCACCGTGCACAAGCGCCTGCAGCGCCTCAAGGAGCTCGAGGCCATGGAGCAGACCGGTGGTTTCGAGGGTCGCACCAAGAAGGAAATCCTCATGCTGACGCGTGAGATGAACAAGCTCGAGCGCACCCTCGGCGGTATCCGCGACATGCAGAAGGTGCCTTCGGCCATCTGGGTCGTCGACACCAACAAGGAGCACATCGCCGTCGGCGAGGCGCGCAAGCTGAACATCCCGGTCATCGCGATCCTGGACACCAACTGTGACCCCGACCTGGTCGACTACCCGATCCCGGGTAACGACGACGCGATCCGCTCCGCCGCCCTGCTGACCAAGGTGGTCGCCTCCGCGGTGGCCGAGGGCGTGCAGGCGCGCGCCGGCGCGTCCGCGGGCGACGAGAAGCCGGAGGCGGGCGCGGGTGAGCCGCTGGCCGAGTGGGAGCAGGAGCTGCTCGCGCAGGCCGCGCCCGGTGCCGAGGCCGCCGAGAGCTCGGCCGAGGCCTGA
- a CDS encoding MBL fold metallo-hydrolase yields the protein MSTASEPSDFIVAEHQRAAAALPFADTTDPADAERGFIAALTPGVVASEDGTVVWDNDSYAFLREPCPASVHPSLWRQSGLLVRQGLFEVTDGIYQIRGLDLSNMTLVEGATGVVVIDPLISAETAAAGLALYRAHRGDRPVTGLIYTHSHVDHFGGAHGVVTAEAVEQGRCPVLAPAGFLEHAVAENVYAGTAMARRAGYMYGAVLPRGPLGAVGSGLGQTTSVGTVTLIPPTVDITATGQEETIDGIRMVFQLTPGTEAPAEMNFYFPDRRALCMAENATHTLHNVLTLRGAVVRDAHVWAKYLTEAINLFARDSDVVFASHHWPTWGTERLVEFLALQRDLYGYLHDQTVRLLNQGYVGAEIAELITLPPAVAEAWHARGYYGSVNHNVKAIYQRYMGWFDGNPAHLWEHPPVESARRHVEFMGGAEEVLRKARASYEAGDYRWVAQVLDYVIFADPDNDAAKALQASTFEQLAYGAENATWRNFYLSGAYELRYGSFGTPAKPESPTMVAALSIDQIFDALALRVDGPKAWDHRLVTDWILTDQDRPHRLELRNGRLTHFDVAPGMRLPEPDATFTLAKTTLIRVLLAGDDFGVAAAAGDIVIEGDVTKLAELVHIFDAPDPDFAIVTP from the coding sequence ATGAGCACAGCGAGCGAGCCGAGCGATTTCATCGTCGCGGAGCACCAGCGTGCGGCCGCCGCACTGCCCTTCGCCGACACGACCGATCCGGCCGACGCCGAGCGCGGATTCATCGCCGCGCTGACACCCGGCGTGGTCGCCTCCGAAGACGGAACCGTCGTGTGGGACAACGACTCCTACGCGTTCCTGCGGGAACCCTGCCCCGCGTCGGTGCATCCGAGCCTCTGGCGGCAGTCCGGCCTGCTCGTGCGGCAGGGGTTGTTCGAGGTCACCGACGGCATCTACCAGATCCGCGGGCTCGACCTGTCCAACATGACGCTCGTCGAAGGCGCAACCGGCGTCGTCGTCATCGATCCGCTGATCTCGGCCGAGACCGCGGCGGCGGGTCTCGCGCTCTACCGCGCCCATCGTGGCGATCGCCCGGTGACCGGGTTGATCTACACGCATTCGCACGTCGACCACTTCGGCGGTGCGCACGGAGTCGTCACAGCGGAGGCGGTCGAGCAGGGGCGCTGTCCGGTGCTGGCGCCCGCCGGTTTCCTGGAGCACGCGGTCGCGGAGAACGTTTACGCGGGCACGGCGATGGCGCGCCGTGCGGGGTACATGTACGGCGCGGTGCTGCCGCGCGGTCCGCTCGGCGCGGTGGGCTCCGGGCTCGGCCAGACCACGTCGGTCGGCACCGTCACACTGATCCCCCCGACCGTCGACATCACCGCGACCGGTCAGGAGGAGACCATCGACGGGATACGAATGGTCTTCCAGCTCACGCCCGGCACCGAGGCACCCGCGGAAATGAACTTCTACTTTCCCGACCGCCGCGCGCTGTGTATGGCCGAGAACGCGACCCACACTCTGCACAATGTGCTCACACTGCGCGGTGCGGTGGTGCGCGACGCCCACGTCTGGGCGAAATACCTGACCGAGGCGATCAACCTGTTCGCCCGGGACTCCGACGTCGTCTTCGCCTCGCACCATTGGCCGACCTGGGGCACCGAGCGCCTGGTGGAGTTCCTCGCACTGCAACGGGACCTGTACGGGTACCTGCACGACCAGACCGTCCGTCTACTGAACCAGGGGTACGTGGGCGCGGAGATCGCCGAACTGATCACGCTTCCGCCCGCGGTCGCCGAGGCCTGGCATGCGCGCGGATACTACGGTTCGGTCAATCACAACGTGAAGGCCATCTATCAGCGCTACATGGGCTGGTTCGACGGCAACCCGGCGCACCTCTGGGAGCACCCGCCGGTCGAATCGGCCCGGCGGCACGTGGAATTCATGGGCGGTGCGGAGGAGGTGCTGCGCAAGGCCCGGGCTTCCTACGAGGCCGGGGACTATCGCTGGGTGGCGCAGGTGCTCGATTACGTCATCTTCGCCGACCCGGACAACGATGCAGCGAAAGCGTTGCAGGCCAGTACCTTCGAGCAACTCGCCTATGGTGCGGAGAACGCGACCTGGCGCAATTTCTATCTCAGCGGAGCCTACGAGCTGCGCTACGGTTCGTTCGGCACGCCGGCCAAGCCCGAATCGCCGACCATGGTCGCGGCGCTGAGTATCGACCAGATCTTCGACGCCCTGGCGCTGCGCGTCGACGGTCCCAAGGCGTGGGACCATCGGCTCGTCACGGATTGGATCCTCACCGACCAGGACCGCCCGCACCGGCTCGAACTGCGCAACGGTCGCCTCACCCACTTCGATGTCGCCCCGGGCATGCGGCTACCCGAACCGGACGCCACATTCACGCTGGCCAAAACCACCCTGATCCGGGTGTTGCTGGCCGGCGACGACTTCGGCGTCGCGGCTGCCGCCGGCGATATCGTCATCGAGGGAGATGTCACCAAGCTCGCCGAACTGGTGCACATCTTCGACGCCCCGGATCCCGATTTCGCGATCGTCACACCGTAG
- a CDS encoding DUF1990 domain-containing protein gives MEDGLSAFTYSEVGATRGPLPEGYHGFRLRRRIGRGRALFEHAGAEIRAYRVQKGTGIFRSADTPTAEPGTTITVRLGFGPFGIVAPCRVVYVLDEPDRRGFAYGTLPGHPASGEELFAVEYDAAEDAVYGLIVAFSRPATWYTRLGGPAVRLIQRFVASRYLAALPKSV, from the coding sequence ATGGAGGATGGGCTGTCAGCGTTCACGTATTCCGAGGTCGGCGCGACCCGAGGGCCGCTGCCGGAGGGATATCACGGGTTTCGGCTGCGGCGGCGCATCGGGCGCGGACGAGCACTGTTCGAGCACGCGGGTGCGGAGATCCGCGCCTATCGGGTGCAGAAGGGCACCGGGATCTTTCGATCCGCCGACACCCCGACCGCCGAGCCCGGCACCACCATCACAGTGCGCCTGGGATTCGGTCCGTTCGGGATCGTCGCGCCGTGCCGGGTGGTGTACGTCCTCGACGAACCCGACAGGCGAGGCTTCGCGTACGGGACCTTGCCCGGACACCCCGCGTCCGGCGAGGAACTGTTCGCCGTCGAGTACGACGCCGCCGAAGACGCGGTGTACGGACTGATCGTCGCGTTCTCCCGCCCCGCCACCTGGTACACCCGCCTCGGCGGACCCGCGGTCCGGCTGATCCAGCGCTTCGTCGCGAGCAGGTACCTGGCAGCCTTACCGAAGTCTGTTTGA
- the tsf gene encoding translation elongation factor Ts codes for MANYTAADVKRLRELTGSGMMDCKNALAETDGDFDKAVELLRIKGAKDVGKRAERTTAEGLVAAKDGVMVEINSETDFVAKNAEFQQLAEQVVAAAAAAKPGDLESLKALDLGGRTVDEAVQALAAKIGEKLELRRVISLNGPVATYLHKRASDLPPAVGVLVEYTGEGDAAAEAARAAAMQVAALKAKYVTRDEVPADIVENERRIAEQTAREEGKPEAALPKITEGRVNGFFKDVVLLEQPSVTDSKKTVKKLLDEAGVTVTRFARFEVGAN; via the coding sequence ATGGCGAACTACACCGCTGCCGATGTGAAGCGGCTCCGGGAGCTGACCGGCTCCGGCATGATGGACTGCAAGAACGCGCTGGCCGAGACCGACGGTGACTTCGACAAGGCCGTCGAACTGCTGCGCATCAAGGGCGCGAAGGACGTCGGCAAGCGTGCCGAGCGGACCACCGCCGAAGGCCTGGTCGCCGCCAAGGACGGCGTCATGGTCGAGATCAACTCCGAGACCGACTTCGTCGCGAAGAACGCGGAGTTCCAGCAGCTGGCCGAGCAGGTCGTCGCCGCGGCGGCGGCCGCCAAGCCGGGCGACCTGGAGTCGCTGAAGGCGCTGGACCTCGGCGGCAGGACCGTCGACGAGGCCGTGCAGGCGCTCGCCGCGAAGATCGGCGAGAAGCTCGAACTGCGCCGCGTCATCTCGCTGAACGGCCCGGTCGCCACCTACCTGCACAAGCGTGCCTCGGACCTGCCGCCCGCCGTCGGCGTGCTGGTCGAGTACACCGGTGAGGGCGATGCCGCGGCCGAGGCCGCCCGCGCCGCCGCCATGCAGGTCGCCGCGCTCAAGGCCAAGTACGTGACCCGCGACGAGGTCCCGGCCGACATCGTGGAGAACGAGCGCCGCATCGCCGAGCAGACCGCTCGCGAGGAGGGCAAGCCCGAGGCCGCGCTGCCGAAGATCACCGAGGGCCGGGTCAACGGCTTCTTCAAGGACGTCGTGCTCCTGGAGCAGCCGTCGGTCACCGATTCGAAGAAGACCGTCAAGAAGCTGCTCGACGAGGCCGGTGTCACCGTCACCCGCTTCGCCCGCTTCGAGGTCGGCGCGAACTAA
- a CDS encoding TetR/AcrR family transcriptional regulator C-terminal domain-containing protein: MTKQQFSSVWTKQPRQPRASGLHREQIIAAAVEILDAEGLDSLSMRKLGAKLGAGATSLYWHVSNKDELLELVLDEFWGMVRTPEPERASWRELLTTFAYSFRATIREHPWVASLVGRLPSIGPNSLRLSDRLRRAFVQAGFQGVDIYLASGSVMCFVLGQVIPEIAWDAASRGAEMDTDGMLRVMNELAGDYPEMLADYEAAVPTDPEVARAMAFDFGLLCVLDGLEARLRNAPKSSEVRVAEE; encoded by the coding sequence GTGACCAAGCAGCAGTTCTCGTCGGTATGGACCAAGCAGCCGCGCCAGCCCAGGGCGTCCGGGCTGCACCGGGAGCAGATCATCGCCGCGGCGGTCGAGATACTCGATGCCGAAGGGCTGGATTCGCTGAGCATGCGCAAGCTCGGCGCGAAGCTGGGTGCGGGAGCGACCAGTCTCTACTGGCACGTCTCCAACAAGGATGAGCTGCTGGAGCTGGTGCTCGACGAGTTCTGGGGCATGGTCCGGACCCCGGAGCCCGAGCGGGCGTCTTGGCGGGAACTGCTGACCACCTTCGCCTACAGCTTTCGCGCGACCATCAGGGAGCATCCGTGGGTGGCGTCCTTGGTCGGGCGATTGCCCAGTATCGGCCCGAATTCCTTGCGGCTGAGCGATCGGCTGCGCCGCGCGTTCGTCCAGGCGGGTTTTCAGGGTGTGGACATCTATCTGGCCAGCGGATCGGTGATGTGTTTCGTCCTCGGCCAGGTGATTCCCGAAATCGCTTGGGACGCGGCGTCCCGGGGAGCCGAGATGGACACCGACGGCATGCTGCGCGTGATGAACGAACTGGCCGGCGACTATCCCGAAATGCTCGCGGACTATGAGGCGGCCGTGCCGACCGACCCGGAGGTCGCGCGCGCGATGGCCTTCGACTTCGGCCTGCTGTGCGTCCTCGATGGCCTGGAAGCTCGCCTGCGTAACGCGCCGAAGTCGTCCGAGGTCCGTGTCGCGGAGGAGTGA
- a CDS encoding DUF202 domain-containing protein, which translates to MSAPHLSAERTALAWRRTAVAAMVVGTLFVHQALGSGWRASAFAPVAAALAMAALAGACYLRNHGLRRGRYAHGGRIVAATAAAVVVVAVTAAAAGSLEPLPEQGGGSARSETTGGRQ; encoded by the coding sequence GTGAGCGCGCCCCATCTGTCCGCCGAACGCACCGCACTGGCGTGGCGGCGCACCGCCGTGGCGGCGATGGTCGTCGGCACGCTGTTCGTGCATCAGGCCCTCGGCAGCGGGTGGCGTGCCTCCGCGTTCGCGCCCGTCGCGGCCGCGCTCGCGATGGCGGCGCTGGCCGGGGCCTGCTACCTGCGTAACCACGGTCTTCGCCGGGGTCGCTACGCCCATGGCGGTCGCATTGTCGCCGCGACGGCCGCGGCGGTGGTCGTGGTCGCGGTGACCGCGGCGGCGGCCGGCTCCCTCGAACCGCTACCCGAGCAGGGGGGCGGCTCAGCAAGGTCCGAGACGACAGGAGGACGACAATGA
- a CDS encoding M23 family metallopeptidase, translating into MTSPHGRRLGRWLAPLLGIAVAAVAATEPMATAAPGRFGWPLQPRPAVLQRFDKPAQNWLPGHRGVDLAGSEGQAVLAAGEGIVVFAGTVADKPVVSIAHPGGLRTTYEPVRAEVPVGRRVGRGTPIGALEAGHPGCATPCLHWGARAEGDSRRSREYLDPLGLLYLAPLRLKPVRP; encoded by the coding sequence ATGACATCGCCGCACGGCAGGCGGCTGGGCCGGTGGCTTGCTCCGCTGCTCGGAATCGCCGTCGCCGCGGTCGCCGCCACGGAGCCGATGGCGACGGCCGCACCCGGCCGGTTCGGGTGGCCGCTACAACCGCGCCCCGCGGTGCTACAGCGCTTCGACAAGCCGGCGCAGAACTGGCTGCCGGGGCATCGGGGGGTCGATCTGGCCGGCAGCGAGGGGCAGGCCGTGCTCGCCGCGGGGGAAGGGATCGTCGTGTTCGCGGGGACGGTGGCCGACAAGCCGGTCGTGTCCATCGCCCACCCCGGCGGGCTGCGCACGACCTACGAGCCGGTTCGCGCCGAGGTTCCCGTCGGCAGGCGCGTCGGCCGGGGCACCCCGATCGGCGCGCTGGAGGCCGGGCATCCCGGATGCGCGACGCCGTGCCTGCACTGGGGCGCACGCGCCGAGGGCGATAGCCGACGCAGCCGTGAGTATCTGGACCCCCTGGGACTCCTGTACCTCGCTCCCCTGCGGCTCAAACCTGTGCGTCCCTGA
- a CDS encoding MFS transporter has translation MLVLMLDSTVLNLAIPSLIRELGATPSDVQWILDAYVLVFAGLLLTAGSLSDRFGRRRALICGLAVFGVASLAAVLATEPWQVVAARVAMGVGGSLLMPSTLSILMTTFAEDERRTAMAAWSTVSMVGIVAGPTLGGFLLQHYWWGSVFLLNIPVAVLAIVAAVVLMPETTGEQRPVDLVGVVLSVVALTATVYVIIEREWNIPVLVLAAVAAAAFVVWESRSVHPMLPLAVFRSRDFTGTCFTLLLMVFGMGAVMLMLTQYLQFVLGYGPMKAGLALLPYAVAAAVCNGLGATLGKTLSNKTLIVSGLLVMGVAFGILALATGYLWILVSMLVMGVGGGLAGPAAYAAIMSAIPLQHAGVGSAMNDTIQQVGMAISIAVLGSVLAGVFTSHMPADAPDMARESIGAAFQLGYIEPAKEAFTAAMSTGAWISAGFSIAAALLGAVLLRARRPKPAEQPETVPVANA, from the coding sequence TTGCTCGTGCTGATGCTCGACAGCACCGTGCTCAATCTCGCGATCCCGTCGCTGATCCGGGAGCTAGGCGCCACCCCGTCGGACGTGCAGTGGATTCTGGACGCCTACGTGCTGGTCTTCGCCGGTCTCCTGCTCACCGCGGGCAGCCTGTCCGACCGCTTCGGCCGGAGGCGAGCGCTGATCTGCGGGCTGGCCGTGTTCGGCGTGGCGTCGCTGGCCGCCGTACTGGCCACCGAACCGTGGCAGGTCGTGGCCGCGCGCGTCGCGATGGGCGTCGGCGGGTCGCTGCTGATGCCGTCGACCTTGTCGATCTTGATGACCACCTTCGCCGAGGACGAACGGCGTACGGCCATGGCGGCGTGGTCGACGGTCTCCATGGTCGGCATCGTCGCCGGACCGACGCTGGGCGGATTCCTGCTCCAGCACTACTGGTGGGGTTCGGTTTTCTTGCTCAACATCCCGGTGGCGGTTCTCGCGATCGTGGCGGCCGTCGTGCTGATGCCGGAGACCACCGGGGAGCAACGGCCGGTCGACCTGGTCGGCGTCGTGCTCTCGGTCGTGGCGCTGACCGCGACGGTCTACGTGATCATCGAGCGGGAATGGAACATTCCCGTGCTCGTGCTGGCCGCCGTCGCGGCGGCCGCGTTCGTCGTATGGGAGAGCCGGTCCGTCCATCCGATGCTGCCGTTGGCGGTGTTCCGCAGTCGCGACTTCACCGGCACCTGTTTCACCCTGCTGCTGATGGTGTTCGGGATGGGCGCGGTGATGCTGATGCTCACGCAGTACCTGCAGTTCGTGCTCGGCTACGGGCCGATGAAAGCGGGTCTGGCGCTGCTGCCGTACGCCGTGGCCGCGGCGGTCTGCAACGGCCTCGGCGCGACTCTCGGCAAAACGCTGAGCAACAAGACGCTCATCGTGTCCGGTCTGCTCGTCATGGGCGTGGCCTTCGGCATCCTCGCCCTCGCGACCGGCTATCTCTGGATTCTGGTCAGCATGCTCGTGATGGGCGTGGGCGGCGGTTTGGCGGGTCCGGCCGCCTACGCGGCGATCATGAGCGCGATCCCGCTGCAGCACGCCGGTGTCGGCTCCGCGATGAACGACACCATCCAGCAGGTCGGCATGGCGATCAGCATCGCCGTCCTCGGTAGCGTGCTGGCCGGTGTGTTCACCTCCCACATGCCCGCCGACGCGCCCGACATGGCGCGTGAATCCATCGGCGCCGCCTTCCAGCTCGGCTACATCGAGCCCGCCAAGGAGGCATTCACCGCCGCCATGTCCACCGGCGCGTGGATC
- the frr gene encoding ribosome recycling factor produces MIEEALFDAEEKMEKAVSVAKDDLGTIRTGRANPGMFSRVVVDYYGSPTPITQMSSITVPEPRMVVIKPYEAGQLGAIETAIRNSDLGVNPTNNGDIIRISVPQLTEERRRELAKQAKGKGEDAKVAIRNVRRKAMDELSRIQKDGEAGEDEVGRAEKELDKTTAKYVGQVDELVKHKEAELLEV; encoded by the coding sequence GTGATTGAAGAAGCGCTCTTCGACGCCGAGGAGAAGATGGAAAAGGCCGTCTCGGTGGCGAAGGACGATCTCGGAACCATTCGTACCGGTCGGGCGAATCCGGGCATGTTCTCCCGGGTCGTCGTCGACTACTACGGATCGCCGACCCCGATCACCCAGATGTCCAGCATCACGGTGCCGGAGCCGCGCATGGTCGTGATCAAGCCCTACGAGGCGGGCCAGCTCGGGGCGATCGAGACCGCGATCCGCAACTCGGATCTGGGCGTCAACCCCACCAACAACGGTGACATCATCCGGATCTCGGTGCCGCAGCTGACCGAGGAGCGCCGCCGCGAACTCGCCAAGCAGGCCAAGGGCAAGGGCGAGGACGCCAAGGTCGCCATCCGCAATGTCCGTCGCAAGGCGATGGACGAACTGTCGCGCATCCAGAAAGATGGCGAGGCGGGGGAGGACGAGGTCGGGCGCGCCGAGAAGGAGCTCGACAAGACCACCGCCAAGTATGTCGGCCAGGTCGACGAACTGGTCAAGCACAAGGAAGCCGAACTGCTCGAGGTCTGA